The following is a genomic window from Atribacteraceae bacterium.
ACGCGTACATGGATTCGATCCCGGTCGTCGCGATCACTGGACAAGTTCCAACGCGTCTGATCGGTAAAGACGCTTTTCAGGAAGCCGATACCACCGGCATTACCATGCCGGTGACCAAACATAACTTTCTGGTGACCGATGTCAAACAGTTGGCGATGACAGTCCGCCAGGCCTTCCACATCGCCCGTACCGGAAGACCTGGGCCGGTACTCATCGATCTTCCCCGGGACATCCAGATGAGTAAAGCGGACTTCGTCTACCCGGAAACCGTTGACATCGCCGGATACAAACCAACATACCGAGGACATATCAACCAGATCAATTTGGCCCTACAAGCCCTCAAGAAATCGGAAAAACCATTGTTCTACGTGGGGGGCGGTATTCTGGCCTCCGGTGCCTCGGAGGAATTGTTGGAATTCGCCGAACGATGCGACATCCCGGTAACCTACACGTTAATGGGGAAGGGGGGGTTCCCGGAAACTCACGCTCTGTCCCTGGGCTGGCTGGGTATGCATGGAACTTATTGTGCCAACAAAGCCATCATGAACTGCGATCTTCTTCTCGCTGTGGGAACCCGCTTCGATGACCGAGTGACCGGCAACACTCAGACTTTTGCCCGTCAGGCGAAAATCATCCACGTAGATATCGACCCGGCCGAAATTGGGAAAAACGTGAAAGTCGATCTTCCCATCGTTGGAGATGCCAGGAATATTCTCCGGGAATTTCTCAAAAAAGCCGAATCGGCTAAACACCCGGCGTGGCATTCCCAGATCGAACAATGGCGAACCGAGTATATCCCCAAATGCAGCCCGTCCGATTTGCTCCTCCCACACCAAGTGGTAAAAACCGTCTATGCTTACGCCGGCAAGGACTCGATCCTGATCACTGATGTTGGACAGCACCAGATGTGGGCCGCTCAGATTTTCAAGGTGGATAAACCCCGGACCTGGGCCAGCTCAGGAGGACTGGGAACC
Proteins encoded in this region:
- the ilvB gene encoding biosynthetic-type acetolactate synthase large subunit, coding for MKGAHIVIECLKREGVEYIFGYPGGTVIDLYDALFENSDITHVLVRHEQGAIHAADGYARTTGKVGVCLATSGPGATNLVTGLTNAYMDSIPVVAITGQVPTRLIGKDAFQEADTTGITMPVTKHNFLVTDVKQLAMTVRQAFHIARTGRPGPVLIDLPRDIQMSKADFVYPETVDIAGYKPTYRGHINQINLALQALKKSEKPLFYVGGGILASGASEELLEFAERCDIPVTYTLMGKGGFPETHALSLGWLGMHGTYCANKAIMNCDLLLAVGTRFDDRVTGNTQTFARQAKIIHVDIDPAEIGKNVKVDLPIVGDARNILREFLKKAESAKHPAWHSQIEQWRTEYIPKCSPSDLLLPHQVVKTVYAYAGKDSILITDVGQHQMWAAQIFKVDKPRTWASSGGLGTMGFGLPAAIGSQLGNPGKRVILFSGDGSILMKIQELVTAINYRLPLKIFVLNNSYLGMVRQWQACFYEGRYSCTHLENPDLAKVARAFGAVGLTVHSEEELADAITEALQVSDRPALVDCRVSREACVFPFVPPGKSLDEMILE